Proteins co-encoded in one Kribbella qitaiheensis genomic window:
- a CDS encoding DMT family transporter, with amino-acid sequence MTGVGIRELPAVGLAAVGGVGLAVQARLNGGLGASLGDGVVGSMISTGTGILVLLAIVPGSRVGRRAMRQIREALRVQGLRWWQCLGGVAGALYVVSQGVSVGSLGVGVFTVAVVGGTSAGSLAVDRAGLGPGGIRAITTRRVIGAAAGVSAVAVAGHDRLTGNGSLWLLALPAVAGLGLSVQSALNGRVGAVAGFPWAAALVNFVVAGCTLCIALPIEFLLRGKTPGSLPTELWLYCGGFVGVGVIAIATSVVHRLGVLVFGLTSIAGQLLGAVLLDTFGAHRPPATTWIAIAITLAAVAITVIRPTRTP; translated from the coding sequence GTGACGGGTGTTGGGATTCGGGAGTTGCCGGCGGTGGGGTTGGCGGCCGTTGGGGGAGTGGGGTTGGCGGTGCAGGCGCGGCTCAATGGCGGGCTTGGGGCGAGCCTTGGGGATGGGGTCGTTGGCTCGATGATCTCCACCGGGACCGGGATTTTGGTGCTGCTCGCGATCGTGCCTGGTTCGCGTGTGGGTCGTCGGGCGATGCGTCAGATTCGGGAGGCTCTAAGGGTTCAGGGGCTTCGGTGGTGGCAGTGTTTGGGTGGGGTTGCGGGGGCCTTGTATGTCGTGAGTCAAGGTGTCAGCGTCGGGTCGCTCGGCGTCGGGGTTTTCACTGTTGCGGTAGTTGGCGGTACGTCGGCCGGCAGCCTTGCTGTGGATCGGGCGGGGCTTGGGCCGGGTGGGATCCGCGCGATCACCACGCGTCGGGTGATCGGTGCGGCCGCTGGTGTCAGTGCGGTGGCCGTTGCCGGTCATGATCGGTTGACCGGCAACGGTTCTCTGTGGTTGCTCGCGCTTCCTGCGGTCGCCGGGCTTGGGCTGTCTGTGCAATCCGCCCTCAATGGACGAGTCGGCGCGGTCGCCGGGTTTCCCTGGGCCGCCGCGCTGGTCAACTTCGTTGTTGCCGGATGCACCCTTTGCATCGCGCTGCCGATCGAGTTCCTCCTGCGCGGCAAGACGCCCGGGTCGCTCCCGACAGAACTTTGGCTGTACTGCGGCGGCTTCGTCGGCGTCGGCGTGATCGCTATCGCGACCTCGGTCGTCCACCGGCTCGGCGTACTCGTCTTCGGCCTGACCAGCATCGCGGGTCAGCTACTCGGCGCGGTACTCCTCGACACCTTCGGCGCCCACCGCCCACCCGCGACGACCTGGATCGCGATCGCCATCACCCTCGCAGCGGTAGCGATCACGGTGATCAGACCAACGCGCACGCCCTGA
- a CDS encoding MerR family transcriptional regulator: MGGARDTAVELTISEFGRRAGLSHKALRLYDVSGLLAPARVDPVNGFRFYSPTQLERARRISVMRQLGMPLATITEVLAGTDADSLIRLDRWWAAEQATNDARKATLEYLRDRLLRPTSPGLPPRAVLTREVPETKIASIRADADQQSLIGVIISSTMEIRAHLGQAGAELTGGSWVIYHGAVTPESEATVEVCVPFTGLVDPAGQIAIRVEPPHTEAYCTITKDECAYPRIMLAYDLVVDWVRRTGVPTIGAPREIYHPNFPTAAGPDLAVDIAQPIEGQAR; the protein is encoded by the coding sequence ATGGGCGGCGCACGAGACACAGCTGTTGAGCTGACGATCAGCGAGTTCGGGCGGCGGGCCGGGCTCTCGCACAAGGCACTTCGCCTGTACGACGTATCGGGGCTGCTCGCCCCGGCCAGGGTCGACCCGGTCAACGGCTTCCGCTTCTACTCACCGACCCAGCTCGAACGCGCCCGCCGGATCAGCGTGATGCGCCAACTCGGCATGCCGCTCGCCACGATCACCGAAGTACTGGCCGGCACCGACGCCGACAGCCTGATCCGACTGGACCGGTGGTGGGCCGCCGAGCAGGCGACCAATGACGCCCGCAAGGCGACGCTGGAGTATCTGCGCGACCGGCTGCTCCGGCCGACCAGCCCCGGGTTGCCGCCGCGCGCAGTACTGACTCGTGAGGTACCGGAGACCAAGATCGCGTCCATCCGCGCCGACGCGGACCAGCAGTCGCTGATCGGCGTGATCATCTCGTCGACGATGGAGATCCGCGCGCACCTCGGTCAGGCCGGAGCCGAGCTGACCGGCGGCTCGTGGGTGATCTACCACGGGGCGGTGACGCCGGAGAGCGAGGCGACCGTCGAGGTGTGCGTGCCGTTTACCGGGCTGGTCGATCCGGCCGGGCAGATCGCGATCCGGGTCGAGCCGCCGCATACCGAGGCCTACTGCACGATCACCAAGGACGAGTGCGCGTATCCACGGATCATGCTCGCCTACGACCTGGTCGTCGACTGGGTCCGGCGGACCGGCGTACCGACCATCGGCGCGCCCCGCGAGATCTACCACCCCAACTTCCCGACCGCCGCCGGACCGGACCTGGCCGTCGACATCGCCCAACCGATCGAAGGACAAGCTCGATGA
- a CDS encoding carbohydrate ABC transporter permease, whose translation MTRRSDRERLGSNRLAHVVLTIGSLVMMFPFLWQLKMAFSSQAEIQAIPPDLLPKGLEWSNFSEVFQRLPFLSQFWVSVAVTLGRTVGQLLLCSLAGYAFARMSFRFKAVMLALILSILMVPSQVYLIPQYQIVQRLGWLDSIQGIIAPGIFSAFGTFLMMQFFKTIPVELEEAARLDGCNPWQTFWKVVLPVAKPGLTSLAIITVLTSWADLLWPLVVTSSPEEMPLAVGLATLSGYEGSISPGVMMAAALMAMAPILILFVVLQRRVVEGIAFSGLK comes from the coding sequence ATGACTAGACGATCCGATCGAGAGCGGCTCGGCAGCAACCGGCTCGCGCATGTCGTCCTGACCATCGGCAGCCTGGTGATGATGTTCCCGTTCCTGTGGCAGCTGAAGATGGCGTTCTCCAGCCAGGCCGAGATCCAGGCGATCCCGCCGGACCTGTTGCCGAAGGGCCTGGAGTGGAGCAACTTCAGCGAGGTGTTCCAGCGGTTGCCGTTCCTCAGCCAGTTCTGGGTCTCGGTCGCGGTGACGCTCGGCCGGACGGTCGGCCAGTTGCTGCTGTGCTCACTGGCCGGCTACGCGTTCGCCCGGATGTCCTTCCGGTTCAAGGCGGTGATGCTCGCCTTGATCCTGTCCATCCTGATGGTGCCGAGCCAGGTGTACCTGATCCCGCAGTACCAGATCGTCCAGCGGCTCGGCTGGCTGGACAGCATCCAGGGAATCATTGCCCCCGGCATCTTCAGTGCGTTCGGCACCTTCCTGATGATGCAGTTCTTCAAGACGATCCCGGTCGAGCTGGAGGAGGCCGCCCGGCTGGACGGCTGCAATCCGTGGCAGACGTTCTGGAAGGTCGTCCTGCCGGTCGCCAAGCCGGGACTGACCTCGCTGGCCATCATCACCGTGCTCACCTCGTGGGCCGACCTGCTCTGGCCGCTGGTCGTCACCTCGTCGCCGGAGGAGATGCCGCTCGCGGTCGGGCTTGCCACTTTGAGCGGCTATGAAGGCAGCATTTCGCCAGGCGTCATGATGGCTGCGGCACTGATGGCAATGGCGCCGATCCTGATCCTCTTCGTCGTCCTGCAGCGCCGGGTCGTCGAAGGCATCGCATTCTCCGGACTCAAGTAG
- the glgX gene encoding glycogen debranching protein GlgX, with product MTEATAAPNELGPALDQDLRLGAVVQSDGTTFTLWAPAAERVELALVAPDGSQRNLDLVHTGECWTGFVPDVGPGQRYGYRVHGPFDPTHGLRFNPAKLLLDPYARAVDGSLDFASPLIYDSSEGDSAGHVPVGVVVAPSEPPPPISRPVPWTETVIYELHTKGFTKLHPDVPEHQRGTYAGLAHPSVINYLVELGVTSVELLPIHHFLTEPAIAARGLPNYWGYNTLNFFAPHAPYSSSGSLGEQVAEFKAMVAAFHAAGIEVILDVVYNHTAEGGFDGPTLSFRGIENRAYYRLTQGGAMYDVTGTGNSVDTSHPQVRRLVMDSLRYWVEEMGIDGFRFDLAVTLIRNERHEVDTVGHPFLAEVAADPVLGRVKLISEPWDVGNFGYQVGNFGTPWSEWNGKYRDSVRDVWRTSSYGVQDLAYRLSGSSDLYGDDGRYPYASINFVTAHDGFTLRDLVSYDYKHNEQNHEDNRDGTDDNRSWNCGVEGETDDAGVIALRKRQMANLMATMVLSTGVPMITAGDECGRTQHGNNNPYCQDNETSWFDWSLPSSWPDQLELTKKLLALRAAHPTLRQWHYFSGQPVVPGGRKDLSWIAPHGGEMTEADWHDGNLRTIGMFLAGDAIRGTDAEGNVPVDNSFLLALNATAETRDVVVPDESWAPAYEVVLDTSNSGATEVAAGAVVPLAPRCLVLLRAL from the coding sequence GTGACCGAAGCCACCGCCGCCCCGAACGAGCTCGGCCCCGCCCTGGACCAGGACCTGCGGCTGGGCGCGGTGGTGCAATCCGACGGCACCACCTTCACGTTGTGGGCGCCGGCCGCCGAGCGCGTGGAGCTCGCCCTGGTCGCTCCGGACGGCAGCCAGCGCAACCTCGATCTGGTCCACACCGGCGAGTGCTGGACCGGCTTCGTCCCCGACGTCGGCCCCGGCCAGCGCTACGGGTACCGGGTGCACGGGCCGTTCGACCCGACGCATGGGCTGCGGTTCAACCCGGCGAAGTTGCTGCTCGACCCCTACGCGCGGGCGGTCGACGGATCGCTCGACTTCGCCAGCCCGCTGATCTACGACTCCTCCGAGGGGGACTCGGCCGGGCACGTCCCGGTCGGCGTGGTCGTCGCCCCGTCCGAGCCACCGCCGCCGATCAGCCGGCCGGTGCCGTGGACCGAGACCGTCATCTACGAACTGCACACCAAGGGCTTCACCAAGCTGCACCCCGACGTACCGGAGCACCAGCGCGGCACGTACGCCGGGCTGGCGCATCCCTCGGTGATCAACTACCTGGTCGAACTCGGGGTCACCTCGGTCGAGTTGCTGCCCATCCACCACTTCCTGACCGAGCCCGCGATCGCGGCGCGTGGGCTGCCCAACTACTGGGGCTACAACACGCTGAACTTCTTCGCCCCACACGCGCCGTACTCGTCGTCGGGTTCGTTGGGTGAGCAGGTCGCGGAGTTCAAGGCGATGGTGGCCGCGTTCCATGCCGCCGGGATCGAGGTGATCCTCGACGTGGTCTACAACCACACGGCCGAGGGCGGCTTCGACGGGCCGACGCTGAGCTTCCGCGGCATCGAGAACCGCGCGTACTACCGGCTCACGCAGGGCGGCGCGATGTACGACGTGACGGGCACTGGCAACTCCGTCGACACGTCGCACCCGCAGGTCCGCCGGCTGGTGATGGACTCGCTGCGCTACTGGGTCGAGGAGATGGGCATCGACGGGTTCCGCTTCGACCTCGCGGTGACACTGATCCGCAACGAACGCCATGAGGTCGACACGGTCGGGCACCCGTTCCTCGCCGAGGTCGCCGCAGATCCGGTGCTCGGCCGGGTCAAGCTGATCTCCGAGCCGTGGGACGTCGGCAACTTCGGCTACCAGGTCGGCAACTTCGGTACGCCGTGGTCGGAGTGGAACGGCAAGTACCGCGACTCGGTGCGCGATGTCTGGCGCACTTCGTCGTACGGCGTACAGGACCTCGCCTACCGGCTGTCCGGCTCCAGCGACCTGTACGGCGACGACGGGCGCTACCCGTACGCGTCGATCAACTTCGTCACCGCGCACGACGGGTTCACCTTGCGCGACCTGGTCTCGTACGACTACAAGCACAACGAGCAGAACCACGAGGACAACCGCGACGGCACCGACGACAACAGGTCCTGGAACTGCGGCGTCGAAGGCGAGACGGACGACGCCGGTGTCATCGCGCTGCGCAAACGGCAGATGGCGAACCTGATGGCGACGATGGTGCTGTCGACCGGCGTACCGATGATCACCGCGGGCGACGAGTGCGGACGGACGCAGCACGGGAACAACAATCCGTACTGCCAGGACAACGAGACCTCGTGGTTCGACTGGTCGCTGCCGTCATCGTGGCCGGACCAGCTGGAGCTGACCAAGAAGCTACTGGCGCTGCGGGCGGCTCATCCGACGCTGCGTCAGTGGCACTATTTCTCGGGTCAGCCGGTGGTTCCCGGTGGGCGCAAGGATCTGTCGTGGATCGCGCCGCACGGCGGAGAGATGACCGAGGCCGACTGGCACGACGGGAATCTGCGCACGATCGGGATGTTCCTGGCCGGCGACGCCATCCGCGGAACCGATGCCGAGGGCAACGTTCCGGTGGACAACTCGTTCCTGCTCGCGCTGAACGCGACGGCGGAGACGCGTGATGTCGTCGTACCGGACGAGTCGTGGGCGCCGGCGTACGAGGTCGTTCTGGACACCAGCAACAGCGGCGCGACCGAGGTCGCGGCCGGCGCCGTGGTTCCGCTGGCGCCGCGCTGCCTGGTGCTGTTGCGCGCGCTCTGA
- a CDS encoding RNA polymerase sigma factor has protein sequence MIEEPERLVRAAQGGDTLAMNDLLDQLTPYVGRICGPIALRNGPDATQEALVAVFRSLKTLKEPAALFGWVRAIAVREAVRVARQDERQVAADLAELPARGDPQLAVDVRDTLARLSPEHRALLVLRDLEGLDERDAAALLEVPAGTAKSRLHRARASFRKAWGS, from the coding sequence GTGATCGAGGAACCGGAGCGGCTCGTGCGGGCGGCGCAGGGTGGTGACACGCTCGCGATGAACGACCTGCTCGACCAGCTCACGCCGTACGTCGGGCGCATCTGCGGGCCGATCGCCTTGCGCAACGGGCCGGATGCGACCCAGGAAGCGCTGGTCGCGGTCTTCCGATCGCTGAAGACCTTGAAGGAACCGGCAGCGCTCTTCGGGTGGGTTCGCGCGATCGCGGTGCGCGAGGCGGTCCGGGTAGCGCGTCAGGACGAGCGGCAGGTGGCCGCCGATCTCGCCGAGCTGCCGGCTCGCGGCGATCCGCAGTTGGCGGTCGACGTACGGGACACCTTGGCGAGGTTGTCTCCTGAGCATCGCGCGCTGCTGGTGCTGCGTGATCTCGAAGGGCTGGACGAGCGGGATGCCGCGGCGCTGCTCGAGGTACCGGCAGGAACGGCGAAGTCCCGGCTGCACCGAGCCCGGGCAAGCTTCCGGAAGGCGTGGGGATCATGA
- a CDS encoding transglutaminase-like domain-containing protein, with translation MNYADQTPYSDPGEYAALFDALPSDIPGLTAVIRNLVIHYRGGGIEFTGDRYEEINHRWVSAMLATDQKRNGTALAVPREPVDRLVGCCRDYTLLTVSALRHKGIPARSRIGFASYFADGFNHDHVVAEYWDGDRWVMVDAQLDPAGDFGFDPRDMEPGWFRSAAEVWLGFRAGTLDGDDFGVDPSAPIRGGWFIRNYVFFQLAHLQGDELLLWDGWGAQSGSLDGSDLELSDEIATLLVASDNGDAAATSALAARYAEDPELHPGDRILQLSPAGHPPVPVDLKTRVPVPSAPQ, from the coding sequence ATGAACTACGCAGACCAGACTCCTTACAGCGACCCCGGCGAGTACGCGGCACTGTTCGACGCGCTGCCCTCCGACATCCCGGGGCTGACCGCGGTGATCCGCAACCTCGTCATCCACTACCGCGGCGGCGGCATCGAGTTCACCGGTGACCGCTACGAGGAGATCAACCATCGCTGGGTCTCGGCGATGCTGGCTACCGACCAGAAGCGGAACGGTACTGCGCTCGCCGTACCGCGGGAGCCGGTGGATCGCCTCGTCGGATGCTGCCGCGACTACACCTTGCTGACGGTCTCCGCCCTACGACACAAGGGGATTCCGGCGCGCAGCCGGATCGGGTTCGCGTCGTACTTCGCGGATGGGTTCAACCACGATCATGTCGTCGCGGAGTACTGGGACGGTGATCGCTGGGTGATGGTCGACGCGCAACTGGATCCGGCGGGCGACTTCGGCTTCGACCCGCGGGACATGGAGCCTGGGTGGTTCCGGTCGGCCGCTGAGGTGTGGCTGGGGTTCCGCGCCGGGACCTTGGATGGCGATGACTTCGGGGTGGATCCGTCGGCGCCGATTCGCGGTGGCTGGTTCATTCGCAACTATGTGTTCTTCCAGCTGGCGCATCTGCAAGGTGACGAACTGCTGCTGTGGGACGGCTGGGGCGCGCAGTCGGGTTCGCTCGACGGATCTGATCTCGAGCTGTCGGACGAGATCGCGACGCTGTTGGTTGCCTCTGACAACGGAGATGCCGCGGCCACCTCGGCACTGGCCGCTCGTTATGCCGAGGACCCGGAGCTACACCCGGGCGACCGGATCCTGCAGCTGTCCCCCGCCGGCCACCCGCCGGTGCCCGTCGACCTCAAGACGCGCGTGCCAGTTCCCTCCGCACCCCAGTGA
- a CDS encoding ABC transporter substrate-binding protein encodes MRIPPLKYGLSLVATALAVTALAACGGNSGSGGDAKVPDDPAQVKGDLTYAIWDVNQQPAMQQIVKAFNDKYPNVKVSISLAAFDQYFTKLKTQGSSDNLPDVFWMNGPNFQLFASNKQLATLDGLTGAKQIDPANYPKALDDLYSLDGKQYGVPKDFDTIALWYNKRLLADAKVAPPTADWTWNDYQAAAVKLKAALGPKGIFATGDTLGNQANYYPAMLSNGGFVVKDGKSGYGDPKSVEALQFWSDMVKGGYTPSAAQNAETKSQDRFFDGKAAMMWNGNWVVSVALKSRYKDDFAVVALPKAPNGERKTVIHGIANVMSAKSKNPTAAAAFLAFLGGKDAALIQAKAGAANPAFTGTQTDFVNSAPQYDLKTYIDAAEQYAEPYPVSKDTGVWNKLETDELGPAFGGDKPMSEVGADVATKMNEALGKER; translated from the coding sequence ATGCGAATCCCCCCTCTGAAGTACGGCCTGTCCCTGGTCGCCACCGCACTCGCCGTCACCGCGCTGGCGGCCTGCGGAGGCAACTCGGGCTCCGGCGGCGACGCGAAGGTCCCGGACGATCCGGCGCAGGTGAAGGGCGACCTCACCTACGCGATCTGGGACGTGAACCAGCAGCCCGCGATGCAGCAGATCGTGAAGGCGTTCAACGACAAGTACCCGAACGTGAAGGTGTCCATCTCGCTGGCCGCCTTCGACCAGTACTTCACCAAGCTGAAGACGCAGGGCTCGTCGGACAACCTGCCCGACGTGTTCTGGATGAACGGCCCGAACTTCCAGCTGTTCGCCTCGAACAAGCAGCTAGCCACCCTCGACGGGCTGACCGGCGCCAAGCAGATCGACCCCGCCAACTACCCGAAGGCGCTGGACGATCTCTACTCGCTGGACGGCAAGCAGTACGGCGTACCGAAGGACTTCGACACGATCGCGCTCTGGTACAACAAGCGCCTTCTGGCCGATGCCAAGGTCGCCCCGCCGACCGCCGACTGGACCTGGAACGACTACCAGGCCGCCGCGGTCAAGCTCAAGGCCGCGCTCGGACCGAAGGGCATCTTCGCCACCGGTGACACCCTCGGCAACCAGGCCAACTACTACCCGGCGATGCTCAGCAACGGCGGCTTCGTGGTCAAGGACGGCAAGTCCGGGTACGGCGATCCGAAGTCGGTCGAGGCGCTCCAGTTCTGGTCCGACATGGTCAAGGGCGGCTACACCCCGTCGGCCGCGCAGAACGCCGAGACCAAGAGCCAGGACCGCTTCTTCGACGGCAAGGCCGCGATGATGTGGAACGGCAACTGGGTCGTCTCGGTCGCGCTCAAGTCGCGGTACAAGGACGACTTCGCCGTCGTTGCGTTGCCGAAGGCCCCGAACGGTGAGCGCAAGACCGTCATCCACGGCATCGCGAACGTGATGAGTGCCAAGTCGAAGAACCCGACCGCGGCGGCCGCGTTCCTGGCCTTCCTCGGCGGCAAGGACGCCGCGCTGATCCAGGCCAAGGCCGGCGCCGCCAACCCGGCGTTCACCGGCACCCAGACCGACTTCGTGAACAGCGCCCCGCAGTACGACCTGAAGACCTACATCGACGCGGCCGAGCAGTACGCCGAGCCGTACCCGGTCTCCAAGGACACCGGCGTCTGGAACAAGCTCGAGACCGACGAACTCGGGCCCGCGTTCGGCGGTGACAAGCCGATGTCCGAGGTCGGCGCGGACGTCGCCACCAAGATGAACGAGGCCCTGGGCAAAGAAAGGTGA
- a CDS encoding PadR family transcriptional regulator, protein MLLTEEPMHGYQLMQAIADRSGGRWTPSPGAIYPTINQLEDEGLVTVTAEAGRKLVTLTDAGREYVEGRRETSIDPFANFASDEPATDLRGLLEELHSATRQVARSGSEEQRAAAAKILTDARRSLYLLLADGPQTPEA, encoded by the coding sequence ATGCTGCTCACCGAGGAGCCGATGCACGGCTACCAGCTGATGCAGGCCATCGCCGACCGTAGCGGCGGACGCTGGACCCCCAGCCCCGGCGCGATCTACCCGACCATCAACCAACTGGAAGACGAGGGCCTGGTCACCGTGACCGCGGAAGCCGGCCGCAAGCTCGTCACGCTCACCGACGCGGGACGCGAGTATGTCGAGGGGCGTCGCGAGACGTCGATCGACCCGTTCGCCAACTTCGCGAGCGATGAGCCCGCCACCGACCTGCGTGGACTTCTCGAGGAGCTGCACTCCGCTACTCGACAGGTCGCCCGCAGCGGCTCGGAGGAGCAGCGCGCGGCGGCAGCCAAGATCCTGACCGACGCCCGCCGCTCGCTCTACCTCCTGCTGGCCGACGGCCCGCAGACCCCCGAAGCCTGA
- a CDS encoding dihydrofolate reductase family protein produces MHSGAINLPRTAYKWCTTCRSGQVWPIGGDAECDGAREEAVGGKRVTVHGACTAQRALEAGVLDELQIHQLPVLFGNGRGLVDVLPSSIELDILRVVDTHIRYQVRH; encoded by the coding sequence GTGCACTCAGGCGCAATCAACCTCCCGCGTACGGCGTACAAGTGGTGCACTACCTGTCGGTCGGGACAGGTTTGGCCGATTGGTGGTGATGCCGAGTGCGATGGCGCCCGCGAAGAGGCTGTCGGCGGCAAGCGGGTAACCGTTCACGGTGCCTGCACCGCACAACGCGCGTTGGAGGCCGGCGTGCTCGATGAGCTTCAGATCCACCAGCTACCGGTGCTGTTCGGAAACGGCAGGGGCCTGGTCGACGTCCTCCCGAGCAGCATCGAGCTGGACATCCTCCGCGTGGTCGACACTCACATCCGCTATCAAGTACGCCACTGA
- a CDS encoding DUF3995 domain-containing protein: protein MRSRRIAAGAHILLAAVHIYWATGATWPAADERSLSRAVLGAEVSFAPQVVLPLAALHLLLAFAVLRSDRSAVARLVVAGLAAGLAARATLGLFWAFADTGTAFYWLNLFLYTPACMALLAIDVSLLQAKWFKRGTSRISPIKGSRRR from the coding sequence ATGCGGTCTCGAAGAATCGCCGCCGGCGCGCACATCCTGCTTGCGGCAGTGCACATCTACTGGGCAACGGGCGCAACTTGGCCCGCGGCCGACGAGCGATCACTCTCCCGAGCGGTCCTCGGCGCGGAGGTGTCCTTCGCTCCCCAGGTAGTGCTGCCCCTGGCAGCGTTGCACCTCCTGCTGGCCTTCGCGGTACTCCGGTCCGACCGGTCCGCGGTCGCCAGACTCGTAGTAGCCGGCCTCGCCGCAGGCCTGGCAGCCCGAGCCACTCTCGGCTTGTTCTGGGCCTTCGCCGACACCGGTACTGCGTTCTACTGGCTCAACCTGTTCCTCTACACCCCCGCCTGCATGGCACTCCTGGCGATAGACGTCAGCCTGCTCCAAGCCAAATGGTTCAAGCGAGGTACGTCGCGCATCTCCCCGATCAAGGGGAGTCGGCGCCGGTGA
- a CDS encoding carbohydrate ABC transporter permease — MSSSRSADGKWPWLFVLPTFLGVLVFYLWPLVKTLYDSFTETGPFGGATWVGAANYSQLVGDSEVYRAILNTIVYTAIVLLGIPIAVLIASLLNRPGLRGAMVYRTLFFLPYVAMPTAISLVWRIIYNGDYGVLNQALGVIGIDGPSWITQPWFALVAVALLGLWLVIGFNMIVLSAGLKGIPAELYEAAALDGASRAQQFRSITVPLLTPSIFFLSVITTIAGFQLFDQLFALLGPANPVMPKTQSLVFLFYDAAFVGNERGYAAAVAVLILLVVGLLTLFQFRLQRRWVNYD, encoded by the coding sequence GTGAGCAGCTCCCGCTCAGCGGACGGCAAGTGGCCGTGGTTGTTTGTGTTGCCGACGTTCCTCGGGGTGCTGGTGTTCTACCTCTGGCCGTTGGTCAAGACGCTGTACGACAGCTTCACGGAGACCGGGCCGTTCGGTGGCGCGACGTGGGTCGGGGCGGCGAACTACAGCCAGCTGGTCGGCGACTCCGAGGTCTACCGGGCGATCCTGAACACGATCGTCTACACCGCGATCGTGCTGCTCGGCATCCCGATCGCAGTGCTGATCGCCAGCCTGCTGAACCGCCCTGGGCTCAGGGGCGCGATGGTCTACCGGACGCTGTTCTTCCTCCCGTACGTCGCGATGCCGACGGCCATCTCGTTGGTGTGGCGGATCATCTACAACGGCGACTACGGCGTACTGAACCAGGCGCTCGGGGTGATCGGCATCGACGGACCGTCGTGGATCACCCAGCCTTGGTTCGCGCTGGTCGCGGTCGCGTTGCTCGGGTTGTGGCTGGTGATCGGGTTCAACATGATCGTGCTCTCGGCCGGGTTGAAGGGCATCCCGGCCGAGCTGTACGAGGCCGCGGCCCTGGACGGCGCGAGCCGGGCGCAGCAGTTCCGGTCCATCACGGTCCCGCTGCTGACGCCGTCGATCTTTTTCCTGTCGGTGATCACCACGATCGCCGGCTTCCAGCTCTTCGACCAGTTGTTCGCGTTGCTCGGTCCGGCCAACCCGGTGATGCCGAAGACGCAGTCGCTGGTGTTCCTGTTCTACGACGCGGCCTTCGTCGGCAACGAACGCGGGTACGCCGCGGCCGTCGCGGTACTGATCCTGCTCGTGGTCGGGCTGCTGACCCTGTTCCAGTTCCGGCTCCAACGCAGGTGGGTGAACTATGACTAG
- a CDS encoding SGNH/GDSL hydrolase family protein, with translation MALLRAAERHYERSEHDHTTPIGVLHQLVVRWGDADRTTSRRAFRRWCDGVAFVDVQARTFADYWTEQNSVALAGDGPLWIVLGDSTAQGIGASSPLHGYVGQTLTALNSRSRRPWRILNLSRAGAQAAHVLNDQLPLLKKLGAEPDLVTCGIGSNDILGTVPKKVHSNLRQLIRRLPSSSVVMDLLLPDRFWTVGGLCTPYVAGINRTIHSAAAERGLPVAELSRHVRPPWRGKLAPDLFHPNDHGYQQLTNALLAALPVPAPQH, from the coding sequence ATGGCTTTACTGCGAGCGGCGGAGCGGCACTACGAGCGCAGCGAACACGACCACACGACGCCGATCGGCGTCCTTCACCAACTCGTCGTACGCTGGGGCGACGCCGACCGAACGACCTCGCGGCGCGCCTTCCGCCGCTGGTGTGACGGCGTCGCGTTCGTCGACGTACAGGCTAGGACCTTCGCCGACTACTGGACCGAGCAGAACTCGGTCGCCCTCGCCGGCGACGGCCCGCTGTGGATCGTGCTCGGCGACTCGACGGCGCAAGGCATCGGCGCCAGCTCGCCATTGCACGGGTACGTCGGTCAGACCCTGACGGCGTTGAACAGCAGGTCCCGTCGCCCGTGGCGCATCCTGAACCTCTCCCGCGCCGGCGCCCAGGCCGCCCATGTCCTCAACGACCAACTCCCGCTTCTCAAGAAGCTAGGCGCCGAACCGGACCTGGTCACCTGCGGCATCGGCAGCAACGACATCCTCGGCACGGTGCCGAAGAAGGTGCACAGCAACCTTCGCCAGTTGATCCGCCGCCTGCCGTCGTCGTCGGTCGTGATGGACCTGCTGCTGCCGGACAGATTCTGGACCGTCGGCGGCCTCTGCACCCCGTACGTCGCCGGCATCAACCGGACCATCCACTCGGCCGCCGCAGAACGCGGTCTCCCGGTAGCCGAACTCTCCCGCCACGTCCGCCCACCCTGGCGCGGCAAACTGGCTCCCGACCTCTTCCACCCCAACGACCACGGCTACCAGCAGCTGACGAACGCCCTCCTGGCCGCCCTCCCCGTCCCAGCCCCCCAGCACTAA